From a single Mus caroli chromosome X, CAROLI_EIJ_v1.1, whole genome shotgun sequence genomic region:
- the LOC110286179 gene encoding LOW QUALITY PROTEIN: toll-like receptor 13 (The sequence of the model RefSeq protein was modified relative to this genomic sequence to represent the inferred CDS: deleted 2 bases in 1 codon): MSGLYRILVQLEQSPYVKTVPLNMRRDFFSLVVTWMPKTVKMNGSSFVPSLQLLLMLVGFSLLPVAETYGFNKCTQYEFDIHHVFCIRKKITNLTEAISDIPRYTTHLNLTHNEIQVLPPWSFTNLSALVDLRLEWNSIWKIDEGAFRGLENLTLLNLVENKIQSVNNSFEGLFSLETLLLSHNQITNIHKDAFTPLIKLKYLSLSRNNISDFSGILEAVQHLPCLEHLDLTNNSIMYLDHSPRSLVSLTHLSFQGNKLRELNFSALSLPNLTNLSASQNDNKVIQNVYLETLPQLKSLNLSGTVVKLENLSAKHLQNVRAMDLSNRELRHGHLDMKTVCHLLGNLPKLETLVFQKNVTNAEGIKQLAKCTRLLFLDLGQNSDLVHLNDSEFNALPSLQRLNLNKCQLSFVNNRTWSSLQNLTILDLSHNKFKSFPDFAFSPLKHLEFLSLSRNPITELNNLAFSGLFALKELNLAACWIVTIDKYSFTQFPNLEVLDLGDNNIRTLNHGTFRPLKKLQALILSHNCLKILEPNAFSGLTNLRSLDLMYNSLSYFHEHLFSGLEKLLILKLGFNKITYETTRTLQYPPFIKLKSLKQLNLEGQRHGIQVVPSNFFQGLGSLQELLLGKNPSVFLDHHQFDPLINLTKLDISGTKDGERSLYLNASLFQNLKRLKILRLENNNLESLVPDMFSSLQSLQVFSLRFNNLKVINQSHLKNLKSLMFFDVYGNKLQCTCDNLWFKNWSMNTEEVHIPFLRSYPCQQPGSQSLLIDFDDAMCNFDLGKVYFLCSFSMVLSTMVFSWFSTKMIASLWYGLYICRAWYLTKWHKTEKTFLYDAFVSFSANDEAWVYKELVPALEQGSQTTFKLCLHQRDFEPGIDIFENIQNAINTSRKTLCVVSNHYLHSEWCRLEVQLASMKMFYEHKDVIILIFLEEIPNYKLSSYHRLRKLINKQTFITWPDSAHQQPLFWARIRNALGKETVEKENTHLIVVE; the protein is encoded by the exons cAAAGTCCATATGTGAAGACCGTGCCTTTGAACAtgagaagggattttttttcc ctggttgTAACCTGGATGCCTAAGACAGTCAAGATGAATGGGAGCAGCTTTGTgccatctctacagctcctgCTCATGTTAGTAGGATTTTCTCTGCTGCCTGTGGCAGAGACATATGGGTTCAACAAGTGCACACAGTATGAATTTGATATTCACCATGTGTTCTGTATTAGGAAGAAGATCACCAACTTGACAGAGGCCATTAGTGACATACCTAGATATACTACTCACCTTAACCTTACACACAATGAAATTCAAGTCCTCCCTCCCTGGAGTTTTACCAATCTGTCTGCTCTGGTGGACTTGAGACTAGAGTGGAACTCAATTTGGAAGATCGACGAAGGTGCCTTTAGGGGACTTGAGAATTTGACTCTGCTGAATTTAGTGGAAAATAAGATTCAAAGTGTGAATAACTCCTTTGAGGGCCTGTTTAGCCTGGAGACCCTGCTCCTGAGCCATAATCAGATTACCAATATTCACAAAGATGCCTTCACTCCTTTAATCAAATTGAAATATTTGAGCCTATCTCGAAACAACATTAGCGATTTTTCTGGTATTCTTGAAGCAGTCCAGCATCTTCCATGCCTGGAGCACCTTGATCTAACTAACAACAGCATCATGTACTTGGACCACAGCCCTAGGTCACTGGTTTCTCTGACCCACCTGAGTTTTCAGGGGAACAAACTAAGGGAGTTAAACTTCTCTGCTTTGTCATTACCTAACTTAACCAATCTAAGTGCTTCCCAGAATGACAATAAAGTCATTCAGAATGTGTATCTGGAAACCCTGCCCCAACTTAAAAGCTTGAATTTGAGTGGAACGGTGgtaaaattggaaaatctttCGGCCAAACACCTGCAGAATGTAAGAGCTATGGATCTCAGTAACCGGGAGCTTAGACATGGTCACTTAGATATGAAAACTGTTTGTCACCTGCTTGGAAACCTACCCAAGTTAGAGACATTGGTTTTTCAGAAAAATGTCACCAATGCAGAGGGCATTAAGCAGCTGGCAAAGTGCACCAGGCTCTTGTTCCTCGACCTGGGCCAAAACAGTGACTTGGTTCATCTCAATGACAGCGAGTTCAATGCTCTGCCCAGTCTCCAAAGACTGAACCTGAACAAGTGCCAGCTCTCCTTCGTCAACAACAGGACCTGGAGTTCCTTGCAGAACTTGACCATCCTAGATCTGAGCCACAACAAGTTTAAAAGCTTTCCAGATTTTGCATTTTCCCCCTTGAAGCACTtggagtttctctctctttcaagaaACCCCATCACAGAACTCAATAATCTGGCCTTTAGTGGGCTATTTGCACTGAAGGAGCTCAACTTGGCTGCATGTTGGATTGTAACAATTGACAAGTATTCCTTTACTCAGTTTCCAAACTTAGAGGTCTTAGATCTTGGAGACAACAATATTCGGACTCTCAACCACGGAACCTTCCGACCTCTGAAAAAACTCCAGGCTTTGATTCTTTCCCACAACTGCCTAAAAATCCTGGAGCCAAATGCGTTTTCTGGTCTCACTAACCTACGTTCCCTTGACCTGATGTACAATAGCTTGTCATATTTTCATGAACACCTTTTCTCGGGCCTTGAAAAGCTTCTGATTTTGAAACTTGGTTTTAATAAGATCACATATGAAACTACTAGGACCCTTCAGTATCCTCCATTTATAAAGCTCAAGTCTTTGAAACAGCTCAACCTAGAAGGACAAAGACATGGGATTCAGGTTGTTCCGAGCAACTTTTTCCAAGGATTGGGTAGTTTGCAGGAGTTACTCTTAGGAAAAAATCCCTCTGTATTCCTGGACCACCACCAATTTGACCCTCTGATTAACCTCACAAAGTTGGATATCTCAGGAACAAAAGATGGAGAGCGAAGCCTCTATTTAAATGCTTCCTTATTCCAAAACCTCAAAAGGCTAAAGATCCTCCGCCTTGAAAATAACAATTTAGAGTCACTGGTTCCTGACATGTTCTCCAGCTTACAGAGCCTCCAGGTCTTTTCTTTAAGATTCAACAACTTGAAGGTCATTAATCAAAGTCATCTGAAGAATCTGAAATCACTGATGTTTTTTGATGTCTATGGGAACAAACTTCAGTGCACCTGTGACAATTTGTGGTTCAAGAACTGGTCAATGAACACAGAGGAGGTCCACATCCCCTTCCTCCGGAGCTATCCCTGTCAGCAGCCAGGCAGCCAGAGTTTACTTATAGATTTTGATGATGCCATGTGTAATTTTGACTTGGGAAAGGTCTACTTCTTATGTTCCTTCAGTATGGTCCTCAGCACCATGGTCTTCTCTTGGTTCAGTACCAAGATGATTGCATCTCTGTGGTATGGTTTGTACATATGTAGGGCCTGGTACCTCACTAAATGGCACAAAACGGAGAAGACGTTCTTATATGATGCGTTTGTCTCTTTCTCGGCCAATGATGAGGCATGGGTATACAAAGAGCTTGTTCCAGCCCTAGAACAAGGCAGCCAGACCACCTTTAAACTCTGTCTTCACCAACGGGATTTTGAACCAGGCATTGATATCTTCGAGAACATCCAGAATGCTATTAACACAAGCAGGAAAACCTTGTGTGTAGTCAGTAACCACTACCTACACAGTGAATGGTGCCGACTTGAAGTCCAGCTGGCTAGCATGAAGATGTTTTATGAGCACAAGGATGTCATTATCTTGATCTTCCTTGAAGAGATTCCAAACTATAAGCTGTCCAGCTACCACCGACTCAGGAAACTCATAAACAAACAGACGTTTATCACTTGGCCAGACAGTGCTCACCAGCAGCCACTCTTCTGGGCTCGCATCAGAAATGCGTTGGGCAAGGAGactgtggagaaagaaaatacacatcTAATTGTTGTTGAGTGA